The Sorangiineae bacterium MSr11367 genome window below encodes:
- a CDS encoding sigma 54-interacting transcriptional regulator has product MPTLKWFPPQGSPRVFSLFKPVSTIGRALGNDVAVSTPGIAETHAQILFDGRDFNLEEVDRAGEILINGKKKRRARLVHGDRLTLGDAELQFSVFDEPRAEPQDPVSARKPGAPETADTPLAGVRKLFEFSEKLMTQKSLDELLETMLDAVLEVTGGEKGLILLLDDAFGAAPAVSESDKEKSDVKRPLVRASRHIRREAMNNAPNLVSDSIVRKVLETGRPVIVSDALSDAQFGSSESVLALRVSSVMCAPLVAQGHVIGAMYVGNDRVKGLFERSQLDVLSIFAGQASLILQNAMLLSALRADKDRLSAELKDKRFGEIIGVCPSMMEVFRKLQKVATTDISVLITGETGTGKELIAREVHRRSNRASHPFVVINCGAIPENLIESELFGHVKGAFTGAVASRPGKFQVADKGTLFLDEIGELPLNLQVKLLRALQERVVFRVGDSRPEKVDIRIVAATNRILEEEIRAGRFREDLYYRLNVVNIYLPPLRERGDDVLIIAKALLSKYADELSSKIVGFTPQALAAIKKQMWPGNIRQLENRIKKALVLCEKTLLGPEDLDLIENTENPILPLEKAKEEFQRKYVLEVLERNNGNRTQTARDLGVDPRTIFRYLEREANPMPSGAGGGGGGNDK; this is encoded by the coding sequence ATGCCGACATTGAAATGGTTTCCTCCGCAAGGTTCTCCCCGCGTATTTTCCCTGTTCAAGCCCGTCTCCACGATCGGGCGTGCGCTCGGCAACGATGTTGCCGTGTCGACACCAGGCATCGCCGAAACACACGCGCAAATTCTCTTCGACGGTCGTGACTTCAATCTGGAAGAAGTCGACCGTGCGGGAGAAATTCTCATCAACGGCAAGAAGAAACGGCGCGCGCGGTTGGTCCACGGCGACCGTCTCACGCTCGGCGATGCCGAACTTCAGTTCAGCGTCTTCGACGAGCCGCGCGCGGAGCCGCAGGACCCGGTTTCGGCGCGAAAACCCGGTGCGCCGGAGACCGCGGACACCCCGCTGGCGGGCGTGCGCAAGCTATTCGAGTTCAGCGAAAAGCTGATGACACAAAAGAGCCTCGACGAATTGCTCGAGACGATGCTCGACGCGGTTCTCGAGGTCACCGGCGGTGAGAAGGGCCTCATTCTGCTGCTCGACGACGCTTTTGGCGCGGCGCCAGCTGTGAGCGAAAGTGACAAGGAGAAGTCCGACGTAAAGCGCCCACTGGTGCGTGCTTCGCGCCACATTCGTCGCGAGGCGATGAACAACGCGCCGAACCTCGTTTCCGACAGCATCGTGCGCAAGGTGCTCGAGACCGGCCGTCCGGTCATCGTGAGCGATGCGCTGAGCGACGCACAATTCGGGTCCAGCGAAAGCGTGTTGGCACTTCGTGTCTCGAGCGTCATGTGCGCGCCACTCGTTGCACAAGGGCACGTCATCGGTGCGATGTACGTTGGAAACGATCGCGTCAAAGGGCTGTTCGAACGCTCTCAGCTCGATGTGCTCTCGATCTTCGCCGGCCAAGCGTCGCTCATCTTACAGAACGCGATGCTCTTGTCGGCCCTGCGCGCGGACAAGGACCGACTCTCCGCGGAGCTGAAAGACAAGCGCTTCGGCGAGATCATCGGCGTGTGCCCGTCGATGATGGAGGTGTTCCGCAAGCTGCAAAAGGTGGCCACCACGGACATCTCGGTGCTCATCACCGGAGAAACCGGCACCGGCAAAGAGTTGATCGCGCGCGAGGTGCACCGTCGTTCGAATCGTGCATCCCATCCGTTCGTGGTCATCAATTGCGGAGCCATTCCAGAAAATCTCATCGAGAGTGAACTCTTCGGCCACGTGAAAGGCGCATTCACGGGCGCGGTGGCCTCGCGTCCGGGCAAGTTCCAAGTCGCCGACAAGGGCACGCTCTTCCTCGACGAAATCGGCGAGCTGCCGCTCAACCTGCAAGTGAAACTGCTGCGCGCGCTGCAAGAGCGCGTGGTGTTCCGCGTGGGTGATTCGCGTCCGGAAAAAGTGGATATCCGCATCGTGGCCGCCACGAACCGCATTCTCGAAGAAGAGATTCGCGCGGGGCGCTTCCGCGAAGATTTGTATTACCGACTCAACGTCGTGAATATCTATCTTCCACCGCTTCGCGAGCGCGGGGACGACGTTCTCATCATCGCCAAAGCGCTCTTGTCGAAATACGCCGACGAGCTCTCCTCGAAGATCGTCGGGTTTACGCCGCAGGCTTTGGCGGCCATCAAAAAGCAAATGTGGCCGGGCAACATTCGGCAGCTGGAAAATCGAATCAAGAAAGCGTTGGTGCTCTGCGAGAAAACGCTATTGGGTCCCGAAGATCTCGATTTGATCGAGAATACCGAAAATCCCATTTTGCCACTCGAGAAAGCCAAAGAGGAATTCCAACGCAAGTACGTCCTCGAGGTACTCGAGCGCAACAATGGCAACCGGACCCAGACGGCGCGCGACCTCGGCGTCGATCCGCGCACCATCTTCCGCTACCTGGAGCGCGAAGCGAACCCTATGCCCAGTGGTGCGGGAGGAGGAGGCGGCGGCAATGACAAGTGA
- a CDS encoding NADPH:quinone oxidoreductase family protein yields MRAVRVHELTGPSGLKVDEVAEPKVGPGEVLIDVKAAGVNFPDLLLSHGKYQFKPDLPFVPGGEASGVVRQVGAGVTKVAPGDRVATTMINGGFAEVLVVPEAMVVKVGDAVGFEAAAATLLTYCTTLHALVDRAALKAGDTLLVLGAAGGVGIATVQIGKLLGARVIAAASTDEKVAFCKEQGADEGIVYGREDLKDRVKVLTSGQGANVIYDPVGGALAEPALRSIAWEGRYLVVGFAAGDIPKIPLNLVLLKGCQLVGVFWGAFAMRDPERNRAHATQLFTWVQEGKLRPHVDAVLPFAQAGEALERIARRDVKGKIVLVP; encoded by the coding sequence ATGCGCGCGGTTCGTGTTCACGAGCTCACCGGCCCCTCGGGCCTCAAGGTGGACGAGGTGGCCGAGCCCAAGGTCGGCCCCGGTGAGGTGCTCATCGATGTAAAGGCAGCCGGGGTGAACTTTCCGGACTTGCTTCTGTCGCACGGGAAATATCAATTCAAACCGGATTTGCCGTTCGTGCCGGGCGGCGAGGCGTCGGGTGTGGTGCGTCAGGTCGGCGCGGGCGTGACCAAGGTGGCGCCGGGCGACCGAGTGGCCACCACGATGATCAACGGAGGCTTTGCCGAGGTGCTCGTGGTGCCCGAGGCGATGGTCGTGAAGGTTGGCGACGCCGTGGGCTTCGAGGCGGCGGCCGCCACGTTGCTGACCTACTGCACCACGCTGCACGCGCTGGTCGATCGCGCGGCGCTCAAGGCGGGCGACACGCTGCTCGTTCTGGGCGCGGCCGGCGGGGTGGGCATCGCGACGGTGCAGATCGGCAAGCTGCTCGGCGCGCGGGTCATCGCGGCGGCCTCGACGGACGAAAAGGTTGCATTCTGCAAGGAACAAGGCGCCGACGAAGGCATCGTCTATGGCCGCGAAGATCTGAAGGATCGCGTCAAGGTGCTCACCTCCGGCCAGGGCGCGAACGTGATCTACGATCCGGTGGGCGGTGCCCTGGCGGAGCCGGCGCTGCGATCGATCGCGTGGGAAGGTCGCTACCTGGTGGTGGGCTTCGCGGCGGGCGACATTCCGAAAATTCCGCTCAATCTGGTGCTCCTCAAAGGCTGCCAGCTGGTGGGCGTCTTCTGGGGCGCCTTCGCCATGCGCGATCCGGAGCGAAACCGTGCGCACGCGACGCAGCTCTTCACGTGGGTGCAGGAAGGGAAACTACGTCCCCACGTGGATGCGGTGCTCCCCTTCGCGCAGGCAGGTGAAGCGCTCGAGCGCATCGCCCGACGCGATGTTAAGGGGAAAATCGTGCTCGTTCCTTGA
- a CDS encoding response regulator, with the protein MRLQQVPDGSKRLILQKLHILVVEDDRDSRSMLARFLQQAGARVTAVCDAFEALQVIRAVRPDVLLSDIAMPGMDGHALIRHVRSSPAAMGALVPAIALSAFAAHDDRVSAIHAGFDEHLAKPVDFGAMLQAILRVVREKRDRSDKATIPPAASS; encoded by the coding sequence ATGCGGCTGCAGCAAGTCCCCGACGGTTCGAAGCGGCTCATCCTTCAAAAGCTTCACATCCTGGTGGTCGAGGATGACCGGGATTCGCGCTCGATGCTCGCGCGCTTCCTGCAGCAAGCAGGTGCCCGGGTCACCGCGGTGTGTGACGCCTTCGAAGCGCTTCAGGTCATTCGTGCCGTGCGTCCAGATGTTCTGTTGTCCGACATCGCGATGCCGGGCATGGACGGCCACGCCCTGATTCGCCACGTGCGAAGCTCGCCGGCCGCGATGGGTGCACTGGTTCCCGCGATCGCGTTGAGCGCCTTCGCCGCCCACGACGATCGCGTCTCGGCGATCCACGCAGGCTTCGACGAACACCTCGCCAAGCCGGTGGATTTTGGCGCGATGCTGCAGGCCATCCTGCGGGTCGTGCGCGAGAAGCGCGACAGGTCCGACAAGGCGACGATTCCGCCCGCCGCAAGCTCGTAG